In Helianthus annuus cultivar XRQ/B chromosome 9, HanXRQr2.0-SUNRISE, whole genome shotgun sequence, the following are encoded in one genomic region:
- the LOC110876446 gene encoding extensin-like, giving the protein MPPRLRGCGGRGKGPMRGGPSSQAGPSHRCTPSASFSTSDSNDDWRQSLQPVRRSVSLSISPSYHPSFGPPIQDEPQHSHHSQHSHHSHHSYHSLHSHSFHHSDSRHSYSPGQFNPNDYINEPPGYNSLGPEDHFSQDMEMDDDPDPEMPPTGTPTHPISISSGSSYAGSPYQGPDSWAERWNTYIWEFTPSFHNSPPQPPLEEPYLQTVTPPPLPVEEPPQQPPQPPPEPPRRRRNARMSV; this is encoded by the coding sequence ATGCCGCCAAGACTTAGAGGCTGTGGAGGCCGTGGAAAGGGTCCTATGCGAGGAGGACCTTCAAGTCAAGCTGGGCCATCCCATAGATGCACTCCGTCCGCATCCTTTAGTACCTCTGATTCAAATGATGATTGGAGGCAATCTTTACAACCCGTGAGGCGATCCGTCTCGCTAAGTATATCACCCTCATATCACCCTTCTTTTGGGCCGCCTATACAAGACGAGCCCCAACATTCACACCATTCTCAACATTCTCACCACTCACATCATTCATACCACTCTCTACACTCTCATTCTTTTCACCATTCTGATTCTCGCCATTCTTATTCCCCGGGCCAATTTAACCCAAATGATTATATTAATGAACCACCGGGTTATAACTCTCTAGGACCCGAGGACCACTTCTCGCAAGATATGGAGATGGACGATGATCCAGATCCAGAGATGCCACCAACTGGGACGCCAACACATCCCATCAGTATCTCCAGCGGTTCTTCCTATGCAGGATCGCCATATCAAGGCCCCGACTCATGGGCCGAAAGGTGGAACACATACATTTGGGAATTTACCCCTTCTTTTCACAACTCTCCTCCACAACCTCCATTGGAGGAACCGTATCTTCAGACGGTTACTCCACCGCCATTACCCGTTGAGGAACCACCTCAacaaccaccacaaccacctcctGAGCCACCAAGGCGGAGGCGGAATGCACGGATGTCCGTGTGA